In one window of Hyla sarda isolate aHylSar1 chromosome 1, aHylSar1.hap1, whole genome shotgun sequence DNA:
- the FGA gene encoding fibrinogen alpha chain, whose amino-acid sequence MQSPHYSLHSAKAKMKLRATLVTLLLCLVSTAWSEGAFEEAGATGRGPRILEQKADGGCKQETNWQVCADDDWGPKCPSGCRIQGLSDKTDKEFTTRIDAIRNKLKDSESNYKSIDIRTQETYKQIKDNLVAAQQTDGSYNQVSDNLRQKIDILKVKVSRQIERIKLLQRNIRDQVVEIKRLEVDIDIKLRACKGSCAKGVDFHVDVDSYENIQKQLLQAESTDLRPDINPLPILKMKPMKDSSVDSRYKTLAQEKEKYPIFSDINQYSFVLEGKSEKVSWQPVSTTDVTNFQGGQKQPSQTTEFVIYGDKTGQPSKTTESRVVSCTKTIQKKITKGPSGIKEEVSEVIGGGEECEQLQQLKADGKGELGADGTYTIRVTGGSSSQGINLPSWEDFVSGKTISTSRTQGSSNVGDVDFDDFSHIDLGSPSFTPGNTKGTSGSTYTKTVYSSSSTKDGYQSSKQMKSGPVFEDLGPIQHDNSEEDMPDFGARSVQTGVKQTGDYTGTDCADILQKHSSGAKSGIFKIRPEGSNKELSVFCDQETQLGGWVLIQQREDGSVNFNRTWQDYKNGFGSADANGKGELWLGNEYIYLLSRKETILRIELEDWSGNQVYAEYNFHLGSESEGYALNVNVYEGSAGDALIEGSKEDSEYTSHAKMKFSTYDRDSDKWEENCAEMYGGGWWYNNCQAANLNGVYYNGGQYDPRNNVPYEIENGIVWVLFKPADYSLKTVKMKIRPVETA is encoded by the exons ATGCAGTCACCTCACTATAGTCTTCACTCAGCCAAAGCCAAAATGAAGCTGAGAGCAACACTTGTAACCTTGTTGCTCTGCCTTGTGAGCACTGCATGG TCAGAAGGGGCCTTTGAGGAAGCGGGTGCAACCGGTCGTGGCCCCAGGATCTTGGAGCAGAAAGCTGATGGTGGATGCAAGCAAGAAACCAACTGGCAAGTCTGTGCGGATGATGACTGG GGTCCCAAGTGTCCTTCAGGATGCAGAATTCAAGGCTTATCTGACAAAACTGACAAAGAATTTACCACCAGAATTGATGCAATTAGGAACAAGTTAAAGGATAGTGAAAGCAATTATAAATCCATTGACATTAGAACCCAAGAAACATATAAACAAATCAAGGATAACCTAGTTGCTGCCCAGC AGACTGATGGCTCCTACAACCAGGTGTCTGATAACCTTAGGCAAAAAATCGACATTTTGAAAGTGAAGGTTTCTAGGCAGATAGAAAGAATCAAGTTGTTGCAGAGGAACATCAGAGATCAGGTGGTGGAAATAAAACGCCTTGAG GTTGATATTGACATTAAACTTCGTGCTTGCAAAGGATCATGTGCAAAGGGGGTTGACTTCCATGTGGATGTTGATAGCTATGAAAATATACAGAAACAACTCCTGCAAGCTGAATCCACCGATCTGAGACCAGACATAAATCCTCTTCCTATCCTTAAGATGAAACCTATGAAAGACTCTTCAGTTGATTCCAGATACAAGACACTGGCTCAGGAAAAAGAAAAGTATCCAATTTTCTCAGACATTAACCAATATTCCTTTGTACTAGAAGGGAAATCTGAAAAGGTATCTTGGCAGCCAGTGTCTACTACAGATGTCACAAATTTCCAGGGTGGTCAGAAACAGCCTTCTCAAACAACTGAATTTGTTATCTATGGGGATAAAACTGGGCAGCCTAGTAAAACAACAGAAAGCAGAGTTGTTTCATGCACTAAAACCATTCAAAAGAAAATTACTAAGGGACCTTCTGGAATCAAGGAAGAAGTTAGTGAGGTAATAGGTGGTGGAGAAGAATGTGAACAATTACAACAGCTTAAAGCAGACGGAAAGGGTGAGTTAGGTGCTGATGGCACATATACCATCCGAGTCACAGGGGGCAGTAGTTCACAAGGTATCAACCTTCCAAGCTGGGAAGACTTTGTTAGTGGCAAGACTATAAGTACCAGTAGAACTCAAGGGTCTTCCAATGTAGGAGATGTTGACTTTGATGATTTTAGCCATATAGACCTTGGCTCACCCAGTTTTACACCTGGAAACACAAAGGGCACATCTGGCTCAACCTATACCAAGACAGTATACAGCAGTAGCAGCACAAAGGATGGATACCAGTCAAGCAAACAAATGAAGAGTGGGCCAGTATTTGAAGATCTTGGCCCGATCCAGCATGATAACAGTGAGGAAGATATGCCTGATTTTGGGGCCCGCAGTGTGCAAACAGGAGTGAAACAGACTGGAGATTACACTGGGACAG acTGTGCTGATATCCTCCAGAAACACAGTTCTGGAGCCAAAAGTGGCATTTTCAAAATCAGGCCAGAAGGATCCAATAAAGAGCTGTCAGTGTTTTGCGACCAAGAAACCCAGTTAGGAGGATGGGTCTTGATTCAACAAAGGGAAGACGGATCTGTGAATTTTAACAGAACCTGGCAAGACTACAAGAATGGATTTGGATCTGCGGATGCAAATGGGAAAGGAGAACTATGGCTGGGAAATGAATACATCTATCTATTGAGTCGAAAAGAGACAATTTTGAGAATTGAGTTAGAAGACTGGTCTGGAAATCAGGTTTACGCAGAATACAATTTCCACCTAGGATCTGAATCGGAGGGATATGCTCTTAACGTCAATGTTTATGAAGGTTCTGCAGGAGATGCCCTGATAGAAGGCTCTAAAGAGGACAGTGAATACACCTCTCATGCCAAAATGAAGTTTAGCACATATGATAGGGACAGTGACAAGTGGGAGGAGAATTGtgcagagatgtatggaggggggtgGTGGTATAACAACTGCCAGGCAGCCAATCTTAATGGGGTTTACTATAATGGAGGTCAGTATGATCCTAGGAATAATGTCCCCTATGAGATAGAAAATGGGATAGTTTGGGTATTGTTCAAACCAGCTGATTACTCTCTGAAAACTGTGAAAATGAAGATTCGACCCGTTGAGACTGCATAA